DNA sequence from the Mangifera indica cultivar Alphonso chromosome 18, CATAS_Mindica_2.1, whole genome shotgun sequence genome:
TATACCATCAGAAAATGtggatatttatataaaaataaaattatatatacatattttttaatatataattaaacatataaataatatattatcatataattgattaattttaaattaaaaataaaataaaatttaattatataataatatattatttgtatatatgtaattatatatttaaagttatatacataaatattgttCTTAAACAATATGCATAGCCTTAGCCATGGCATGGACAATGGGCGGCCCACCAGGATGACTTGCTCCACTTCTCTTGGGGGTCCTTTCTCGAGAgaaattgttatataatataataagctggattttgataaattttatccgAGGTTTAGAAAGTATAGATTCAAAAGtggattttcaaaaatatttatgatggAAGCAGAGAATTTAGACGATATGCCTAATCTTGTAAGCCCACCACTGATCTTATATAAGGTTTAGTGGGTCACTTTTGCAGGATGGACCCAAATGACTGAACgggtgtttttttattatacaaagtaAACGTAATTGGTAATAGATAAggctggactcgaaccgagTCCGTTTGAGTTCgggttcggctcggctcgattcGAGCCTGAAatgagtcgagctcgagctagttCGGATTGActcagtagatttttttttaaattttttatacaaaacgacatcgttttgatttatatatatacacaaaatgatatcattttgatatgaaaaatgagtcgagccAAGCCGTaaacgagccgaactcaagcCGGCCATAAATagaccgagccgagcccgagctggctgcaagccgagctcaactcggctcgaatccaaccctagtaaTAGATAAAATAGAATCGACCTatatttaaatgtataaattttattatataaaataaatataataattaataaataaaataaaatataaatgtatagaGTTTATTATACAAAGTAAACACAATGATCAATAGGTAAAATAATCGATTAGTATTTAAGTGTGTAGATTTCATTATACAAAGTAAATGAAATGatcaatagataaaaaaaaatcgatCTGTATTTAAGtatgtaaattttgttatataaaataaacaaaacgaTCAATGGATAAAATAGAATCGACCCGCATTTAAGTGTGTAGACTTCATTACACAAAATAAACACAATGGccaatgaataaaataaaatcgaCTTGCATTTAAGTGTGTAGACTTCATTACACAAAGTAAACGCAATGATTAATGGGTAAAATAGAATTGATCTACATTTAAGTGTGTAGACTTCATTACACAAAGTAAATACAATggataatgaataaaatagaaTTGACCCGTATTTAAGTGTGTAGACTTAATTACACAAAGTAAACgcaataatcaataaataaaatagaatcgACCCGCATTTAAGTGTGTAGACTTGATTACACAAAGTAAACACAATagtcaataaataaaatagaatcgACCCGTATTTAAGTGTGTAGACTTGATTGCATAAAGTAAACTTAATAGCCAATAAGTTAAATAGAATCGACCTACATTTAAGTGCGTAGACTTGATTACACAAAGTAAACGCAATAGCCAATAAGTAAAATAGAATCGACCCACATTTAAATGTGTAGACTTGATTACACAAAGTAAACACAATAGTCAATAAGTAAAATAGAATCGACCCGTATTTAAGTGTGTAGACTTGATTGCATAAAGTAAACTTAATAGCCAATAAGTTAAATAGAATCGACCTACATTTAAGTGTGTAGACTTGATTACACAAAGTAAACACAATAGccaataagtaaaataaaatcgACCCGCATTTAAGTGTGTAGACTTGATTACACAAAGTAAACGCAATAGTCAATAAGTAAAATAGAATCGATCCGCATTTAAGTGTGTAGACTTGATTACACAAAGTAAACATAATAGCCAATAAGTGAAATAGAATCGACCTACATTTAAGTGTGTAGACTTGATTACACAAAGTAAACACAATACTCAATAAGTAAAATAGAATCGACTTGCATTTAAGTGTGTAGACTTCATTACACAAAGTAAACGCAATGGCTAatggataaaataaaatcaatttatatttaaatgtgTAAATTtcattacataaaataaacacaatagctaataggtaaaataaaatctacctgtatttaaatatatagagttcgttatacaaaataaacacaataactaataaataaaataaaatcgatTTGTATGTAAGTACGTAAACTTATATATAGAACAAGTGCAACATACTGTAAACATGCGAGTTCGGCTTGTAAGCACTCATGTCAATTATCTTTCAATTAACATTTTCCATATAAAAGTTGTGTAAAaacaaatgtaaaaaataaataagagtgTGGTGCAAAATTAGAGAGTGATAAGTTCTATAACAAAGACTgagagaataaaataatttcttctttattcGATAGTGCAAGGCTCGATCCTATAGACTATGCCCAAAACTACAAAGTTGGCCCCCAAAGGTTTGCTGATAGAACTCGCTCGTTATGCCCTCTGACAGAACTTAGACCAAAGACTAGTCTAAGCCCTGCATACAGAGACAAGGCTTGGGCGGTCCCTATCTCGAAGGGCCCAGGCCAGAGCCCACTTGTACACCTCTAGTCAGCATGAAATCATGCTTACGACGCACTCCGTCCATGATCCAACGGCTAGAAACTAGCTATCTGTCACTGCACAATCTCCTGCGACTGACTTAGAGTGGCTAGACTTGGCAAAAGGGAAAAGGGAAGCAATAACCTGGAATTGATCCTGCTTGCCATTCTTCATCTTTCCCATGTTCAAAAGTTCAACAAAATTCCCACCTAAGTTTCCATTCCAAGCTATAcacagttttaaatatataaatagatatatatacgatatatcatcatataattaaattgtaaatgaattattttaaattatgtgtatttatttatacactcaaaaatatatacgcataatattgatttttttaatttgcattttGCAATGTAGGCAGGCATTATAGATTAGACCTCTCACATGTTCTTAGATAATTGAGGTAGATAGTCTTGCTAAATCATCTTCATGATATGGCTTGGTCAATAAAGATCTTGGGAATGTTCATATTAGGGAAAATGCTATGGTTTGCCCAAAGCATCTTTCCACCCTTTGAAAGCATAATTCACATTTTTCTGTCTAAAATCGAAACtctttaaaaaagataaactttataagacaaaatagcaattttatcattcaaggatttttaaagaaattgaaataaatatccTTTTAACTGATCTCACATTAATGTTTTAAAGGTAATAGTTTGACTCTTTTATAAGtttcaaaacatataatttaatctcaacataagtttgaaaatcATAACTTTAACTCTCGAATAAAATCTCACCTCCATAGTTAACTCAGCCATCTTCATCATTTATAAAtctctattattttttcttgtcaTTGAAAAAGTTATAGCTTTTAACGTTAAATAAGTTGTTTCCTCTTATCGACAAAGAAGTTTTTACTCATCATCATTTTTGTTCAATGTTGTTTCTACTCATCGTCAATGTCAAGGTGGCTTGAGGGgctttttgagatgatggttTATGGGGTTGGGAGTGTCGGGTGGCTTGTCAAGGCAAGGGGCAACAACttgaaggtggtggtggtggattGTTCAAGACACTCAAATAAGAGAGAGTGAGGgtaagagaaaaagataagaaGATAGTGTTTTTgtgggaaaatataatttacttcatttggtgaataaaagataaaaatcccTAAACACCAATATCAAAACTTGTTTAAGCTATCAAAAGTTCAGAGGCAATTATTTTTTCTGGGTGAATTCATATTGTAGTTGTTACTATTTTAGATATCAATTTTCCTTATTGATGTGACATGTACCTTAACCAATTTTTGATACAGATAAAtgatcaatttcaatttttacaagtttaaccgttgataaattaaatgaatattagaaaaatattcaattaaacaaaattatcacTAAGTGGTAGTTGCTGCAATTTTTTTACTCTCCAACTATTGCagagtaatattattatgttatgtaAGAGTGTAAACAAGTTGAATCACTCACTTTTGACTTTTAAATTTGAGCTTTTAGAGGTCAATTCTTAAGTTAGACttgagtttaaaattgattgattcgACGAGTTTGTGAACTTGCAATTTaacttaagtaaaatattaatatacctctaaatgtttcaaaatttgcatttacacccataaaatattgtttcatgACTTTGAATATAGTAAgcaattgataaatataaatcataggattcaagataatatttgaaaaattaaagggTTTACGGATAATTTTTTGACCGAAGCTACAGCCATCCATTCCGGTCTCAAGCTCTTCTCTAAGGTAATATTCTTGAAAAAATTGTGACTTGATGATACTTGGTGCATATTCCTTAACAAATACAAAAGTCTTCCTTCTCTAACTTTGTAACCTAATGGTATAATGCCTTCCGAAGGCTCGACCGGTCCAGTCCAGCTTTCAAGACCTTATATTCAATGAAAAGggatatttttaatgtattttccataattgtattaattaaataaatctttgaatctttaaaaattatatagatgtATTTAGTTTcgataacattttattattaaaattaaaaaaaattatgttaaaaataaattattaaaagattactaactaaagttaataaaagaatattagtatattattttatttaaatatttttaagtataattattttaaaatatttttacgttaattgttatattaattaaaaataaaattattttatcttaaaaaattaataaaaaaatataattataatgaatttaagTAACCTCTCATAAAATCAagtaattataagaataaattaatatcgaaattttttattactcataatcaaataaaataatataaataaattattataataacttttttatacatTGAAGTAAACACGTATTTGTcaagcaaataataataattattttcagaGATAATTTCCATGGCTAGAAATTTCCACCTGTGGAAAGTGTAAACTCTATATGGTATGTATGTAAATAGAGATTCTTATTTCCTTTACTGAAAAGTAAACACATTCTACTTCCGTTTTCTTCTGAAATATGGTTTTCCATGTTTGGAAATTTTACTGTAAGCCAGACTTATGCCAGGAAAGCGGAAATTGAATTATAAGGCTCCATGTTTATCTGAAACAGCAATTGCATTTTCAAACTTTGCCCTGGAAAGTAATGGCAAGCAGTGCTGCAGAAGATGGCATTGTCCCTCATGTTCTTTCTGTTGAGAAACTTCAAACTGAGATCAAATCAAGTGGTATTAATTAAtccatctctctttctctctgaaatgatttttttcttcattcttgttgaatttggttgttttgttcAAGCAGGAGATGAAGAATTTGATGATAACCCGATCGAAGAAGTCAGGCTGACAGTTCCTATAACTGATGATCCTACACAGCCTGTTTTAACTTTCAGAACATGGGTTTTAGGGATAGCATCATGTTGCATTCTTGCCTTCTTGAATCGATTTTTCGGGTTTCGCCAGAATCAGTTGTCTGTTGGTTCAGTTTCAGCACAAATCATTGTTCTCCCTATAGGAAAACTGATGGCTGCAACTCTTCCGAGAACGCCTATTCGGATCCCGCTTACACCCTGGTCATTCTCCTTGAATCCGGGGCCTTTCACCTTGAAAGAACATGTGTTGATCACTATATTTGCTAGCTGTGGAGCCGGTGGAGTTTATGCAGTCCATATTATTACTATTGTCAAGGCTTTCTACCACAGACAACTTAATCCGGTTGCCGCCTTGTTGCTGGCGCAAACCACTCAGGTAATCGGACGTATCATGTCATTTGTTTGTCAGCTAACAGAATAGCAAGTAAAtgtgttcttattttttttttaatgaattgtAGTTGCTTGGTTATGGCTGGGCTGGTTTGTTCAGAAAATACCTTGTTGATTCCCCCTACATGTGGTGGCCTGCAAATCTGGTTCAAGTCTCTCTTTTCAGGTACTCATATCTGAGAGTAGATCCAAGTTGGGTCTTTTGTCCATCCGGTGACATTTTGTAGGTTTCAAAGTAGACTCAGCTCAAATTGAATCCATCCATCCTTATATATCTTCATATAAACtgagttttattgtaaattaagCTCatacaagtaaataaaaaaacgTGCAGGGCATTACATGACAAAGAGAAGAGACCAAAAAGGGGACTTACCAGGCTGCAATTCTTTTTCCTAGTTTTTGCATCAAGCTTTGCTTATTATGTCATTCCAGGCTATATTTTCCCTTCCCTGTCAGCCCTCTCCTTTATTTGTTGGATTTGGAAGGATTCTATCACTGCTAATCAGATTGGTTCCGGCCTCAATGGCCTCGGCATTGGCTCATTTGGCCTTGACTGGTCTACTGTTGCAGGCTTTCTGGGAAGTCCTCTGGCCACACCCTTGTTTGCTATAATCAATATATTGGTTGGATTTGTGTTGGTTCTCTATGTAGTAGTTCCGATTTCATACTGGATGAATGCTTACCACGCGAAGCGATTTCCGATCTTCTCATCCAGCACTTTCGATCAATTTGGTCAACATTACAATATTACCAGAATCCTTGACGCGGAAGCCTTCGATATTAATTTAGAAGCCTACAACAGTTATAGCAAACTATACCTCTCCcctttctttgccatcatgtaTGGCATCAGCTTTGCAACCTTAACTGCTACTATCTCACATGTTGCTCTCTTTGATGGGTGGTAAATTCtctaattattcttttttcttccaGGACAAGAAATCTTTTCGGATCATCTCTTTAACTTGTTCAAAATCGTGCAGGGACATTTGGCGAATGTGGAAAATGACACAAGGTGCAGTACGTGATAAGTTCAGCGACGTCCACACAAGAATGATGAAGAAGAACTATGCAGTAGTTCCCCAGTGGTGGTTCCACACCATTTTGATTTTAACAGTAGCTCTTGCCATATATGCCTGTGAAGGTTTTGATAAACAGCTTCAACTTCCATGGTGGGGACTTTTACTATCTTGTGCCATTGCACTGTTTTTCACCTTACCTATTGGGATCATTCAAGCCACTACAAACCAGGTATCTATCCAAAAATTCTCGAGTTTTTGCCTTGTTTCTttgctaaagaagaaaaaaaaatgttgatctGCAGCAACCAGGGCTGAATGTGATTACAGAGTTGATTATTGGATTCATGTATCCAGGGAAGCCTCTTGCAAATGTAGCTTTTAAAACCTATGGCTATATCAGTATGGCACAAGCCCTTAGTTTTGTTTCGGACTTCAAATTAGGCCACTACATGAAAATCCCTCCAAGGTCCATGTTCATTGTTCAGGTATTTGGCAAGTCCGAACTCTTGGGTGTTGGTTATTTTTCGTATTCCttaattttatttccaatttcATCTCAATTTTGCGACATCAGCTTGCTGGAACAATAGTTGCCTCAACTGTCTACTTTGCCACAGCCTGGTGGCTTCTGTTGGAAGTTAAAAACATCTGTGACACATCTTTGCTGCCAGAATCGAGTCCCTGGACGTGTCCTGGAGACGATGTTTTCTACAGTGCTTCAATCATCTGGGGTGTTGTCGGCCCTAGAAGAATGTTCACAAAATTAGGAGTATACCCTGAGATGAATTGGTTCTTCCTGATTGGACTTTTAGCTCCAGTGCCTGTCTGGTACTTTTCCAGGAAGTTTCCTGAAAAGAAATGGATCAAGCTGATTAACTTTCCGATCATTTTTGGAGGCACTGGATACATGCCACCGGCTAGAGCTGTACATTATCTGAGCTGGGGAGTGGTCGGAATCTTCTTCAACTATTATCTCTTCAGGAAGCACAAGGGTTGGTGGGCTCGGCACACTTATATTTTATCTGGAGCTATGGATGCTGGAGTTGCTTTCATGGGAGTTTTCCTGTATTTCGCGATTCAAAATTCTGGAAAATCAGGTCCAGACTGGTGGGGAGCGTCTGCCAACGACCATTGTGAGTTGGCAAGGTGCCCGACAGCACCAGGAATCGAAGTGAAAGGATGCCCTCTGCTTAGTTGAATATGTGAATCTGTGAAGTATTACCTTTATTGTAGGTGTGTTACATATTAATAAATCGCTGAACTATGCTGTAGAAACTGTtggtttgaaatattattatattaggcCTTCTGTacaattgtttaaaaattggACTGGACCTGATTGGCCGGTTGGAACAATCCAACCAGCTTGCTCTAAGACCTCTGGGGCCATCCTGGTTTGTTGTTTGATCGTCAGGTTACCTCAATCAAACCCATACGCGAAAGTCAACATGACATCTTTGTAACCCAATCACTGAAAATGGATATTTAACCATCGGAAtccaaatttaatatttgataattaaatatataatttgttttaaatattatttttaatatttatttcaacaaTACCCCAATTCAACCCTCGGTTGACCTGAACAAAGAAGGTTGCAATGACATCTGCAATCTGCTAAAAGAGAGGAAGAACATAATTCCATTGCCAAGTAATGAGctttatgaagaaaaaattttaccaATCCCAAGAATCTGGAGACTGTTGTCGAGTTCTGGGTTGGGGGAGATGAAGAAGGATGTGAGTTGGAAGAAGATAATATCTTGCAAACCATGCTGATGATGGGGTTGGAATGCTCTTTAAGTAGCAGTgaagtataatatttttaagattttcatgATAACATTCATCCATGAATGATCGGAATCAGTTTGTTGGCATAATATGCATAATCAAACATTCCTTGGGCGTTTCCAAACTTGTGTTTGGAGGCTCCCACTTTAATGATGGATTCTGGTGAATTCTTCGTTTCAGATCCAGAATAGGATGGTACTGAGGTAATTCACACAAAGCACACGACATCAAAAAGCAACAGGGAGCACTTGTTAGNNNNNNNNNNNNNNNNNNNNNNNNNNNNNNNNNNNNNNNNNNNNNNNNNNNNNNNNNNNNNNNNNNNNNNNNNNNNNNNNNNNNNNNNNNNNNNNNNNNNGTTGAAGTTCAGGCGCGTCTATCGTTGATTCGTTCTGGTAACCACAGAATTGAGACGCACACTCAATTCAGTGAGTCGGGCATGGCGAGTTGAGATATGAGATTTCTCAAGACGCGTACATTAAGCTCGTGTTACACGCTCAGAAGCACAAGACGGCGGCGGTCAACGGTGTCTTAGTGGGACGAGTCTCGCCTCGAGACGACGACGTTGTGGAGATCACTGATTCCGTCCCTCTCTTTCACTCCCACCTTGGTCTACTCCCCATTCTCGAGATCTCGCTTATCTTGGTACGTTTACTTATATACGCTTTTCATAATtatctgtgtttttttttcagtaatttgaaaacaaaagttAAGTTTTTATGCATGTGAATTAAGTATTTGAAGATTACTGATCTGGGTTGTGTTTTTGAGATTTAGCTCAGAACTTTCGGAATTGTTTTGCTTTTTTGTGATCTGGGTTTGGCTTGTTTCtatgaaaaattatgtttctGAGAGAGTGTTTTAAGCGGTCGAActgcatttgtttttgttgggCATTATGTTTTCATGGAAATGGTTTTGAGTTCTGTActtgattggttattgttttctGGTTGTCTCTAGTGTTTTTGTTAGGGTGATTCGGATGGGTTTCGTTTtgtgttgaaattcaaaattaattaactctGGGGTGTGTTGGTTACTTTGGTTTGATCAGGTAGAAGAGCATTACAGTGCTCAAGGTCTTGGCATTGTGGGGTGTTTTCATGATAATGAGAGGTATGATGATGCTGAGCTTAGTGGTGTCGCTAAGAATATTGGTGATCACATCTGTCGCTACTTTCCCCAAGCTGTTATACTTTTGGTAAGTGTTGGGCAAATTGATGTTGCATGGCTTGCATTTATTCCTTGAAATTGTTTTTCCGGTTtttaatctcttatattataCTGATATAGTTGGATAACAAAAAGCTTGAAGTATTGCCCAAGAAGATTGACGAAAGACCTGTTATGCAGGTTAGTATTATccgctttcttttttttttttttccagaacTATTGTGTAACAGTTTTCATTAGATTTTAGGTTATGAAGGTGTCAGTGATCGAATTGCTGATATTAAGCCTTTCTTGTGGCTGATTATTCTGTATTTCAGATTTGGCAAATTGTTCTGAATAAGCTATTATTGCATTAAACATTTTATCTGGTTATACCATTCAAATACTTTTGTAGTGGCGTTGAAATTCTAGTGCTGGTTGTGCTGGAAACCAGTATTCCTGGATTTGGGGTCAAATTGAAGGATTTTTTGCTAATGTGCAATTGTCCCTTGTATTACATAATTGTTTGTCTTCGAGATTTGTTGCTTTTTTTATGTGGTTTCTTTGTTCACCATGACATCTTACTTAGATTTTGTGGATTTGATTGTCATGTGATTTTAGTTTCCAAAATTTGAATCCTGTAATCAATAGGTTGCTAACTGAacttatatatttctttaaagcaaatttatcatttttgtgTATAGTGCTTAAGTGTACTTCACCTTTATGTCTCTTCTAATCATAAAAGATGCTCTGGTTTTTCTTCGCCTTTAGTTACACTAATTTTATGTCTTTACAAGTTCTCTACCCCTCTAATTACATGCCTTTTAAAATGAACAGAAAGCCTagttgttaattattttatgagaaGAAAGCTAATTGTTTTTCATTCTCGcatattgatttattaatattctactTTATTTTAGTCATTCCAAAAGTTTGTGTTTCCTTAAGTTAATGACATAACTAGAATATGTGATAATATTCTGATAGAGTCTTCATATTGGttattatatttctcttcaTGGACTAGCTCTATATAAGGGATGCATCAAAGAATTGGAAGCTTGTTGAATCAGATAGTGGTGGCCGATTGGTAACTAAGGAGTCAATAGCGAATACGCTTCTATTAGATTATATTACCACTGAGAAATGGCAGGCTATTGTAGATTTTGATGATGATCTTGATGACATTAGCAAGTAAGCATTCTTTTCGAATCAAATCATATGGGGAGCTCTCCTTGGTGGCTGCAGAGTGCACAAGGCACAAGAATATTGATCAGGCTCAAGAAGCTACAAGACATCTTGGTCAGTTAGATCCACTTAGTGATGGATACTATGTGGCATTATCAAACATTTATGCAGAAGTGGAGTGTTGGGAAGATGTGGCAAGAGTCAGGAAGCTGATGAGAAGTCAAGGAATGAAGAAGATGCCTGGCTGCAGTTCAATCTCAGTTGATGGAGCAATTCATGAGTTTATTGCTGGAGATCAGGAAGAATCTTCATGATTGCGAGGACTGCCATGCTGCATTTAAACTGATATCAGAAATTGTAAATTGTGAGGTAGTTGTGTCTAATCGAAACCAAATCCATTGTTTCAAAGATGGTTCCTGTTCTTGTGGAGATTACTGGTAATTTGATTGacaatttttgtaatttgacTGGTACATTTATATCACCGAATCATATTCTGATATATCATGACCCTTCAGCTTAAAAGCAAACTTCTTTCTTTGCAGCATTTTGAAATGTATTGAAACTTCAATACAATTATCACATCTTACTCTACCACACGTTTGTTGTATGTGAATCTACTTATATCATGTGTAAAGGCCAGACTGCAGTTATTTTCAAACATAATGCACACACAGCTTCTGCCATAACTTTGTTGATGGGCAATTTCTTGTTTACCTCAGAACACAGGGCATCCATTGACTGCAATCCCTGGTGCTGTAGGGCAGCTTGCCAATTGACAATGGTCGCCATTATCAAGACCCCACCATTCTGGACCGGCAACATCATGGGATTGAAGGGCAAAATAAAGCAGTACACCCATGAACGCTAGTCCTGCCTCCAGAGCAGCTGATAAAATGTAGTTATGTCGAGCCCACCATCCCTTGTACCTCTTGAAGATATAATAGTTGAAGAAAATTCCAACAGCTGCCCAACTCCAATAATGCACAGCTTTTGCTGATGGCATGCTCCCTGGTCCCGCCAAGATAAGGGGCATGTGGATATACTTGATCCATTTCTTTTCAGGGAATTTGCGCGAAAGTAGCCATATTGGTACTGGGGCAAGTACATCGATCAAGAAGAACCAGTTCATTTGTGGGTAGATACCATGGCTTGTGAACATTTTTAGTGGTCCAACAACTCCCCAGATGATTGAAGCATTGTAGAAAACAACATCGTTAGGACATGTCCATGGACTCCCTTTCGGTAGTAAGCTTTTGTTGCATATGTGATCAACAGATGAGAGAAGCCACCATGCTATGCCATAGCAGACAGTTGAAGCAACTATGGTTCCCACTAACTGAAggtacatattgatcaaaattaatatgaattattacTATAAATAGATAGCAATTAGCATAAGCTCTGAGTAGTTGAATTACCTGAACAATGAACATGGATCTAGGAGGGATTTTCATATAGTGACCTAGTTTGAAATCACTAAGAAAACTGAGGGCTTGTATCATACTCACGTAGCCGTAAGTCTTGAAAGCCATATTGGCAAGGGGCTTACCCGGATACATGTACCCAATAATCAACTCTATAATCACATTTAGCCCTGGTTGCTATAGATAAAGACATACCATTTAGAAAGGGCCATTCAGACCTTTTGTCATGTTATCATATGTgcaaataatatgtaattggGCAAGGAAGTACCATGTTTGTTGTGGCTTGAATCACTCCTACAGGTAATGTGAAAAAGAATGCCATGCCACAAGCTAATACAATTCCCCACCATGGAAGTTGAAGCTGTCTATCGAAGCCTTCACAAGCATAGATTGAAAGAGCAAATGTTACTACTAATACAATGTGGAACCACCATTGAGGTACTGCTTTGTAGTTTTCCTTCATCAGTCTTGTGTGCACATCACCAAACTGATCTTTAACTGCAGAAGTTGTTTGTTTCCACATTTCCCAAATTTTTCTGCTCATTGTTTGTTTTAATCAGAAATGTAAAACTGTCATTGCAACATACAACGAGAAAATTCTTTCTGCAGAAAGAAAGATAATAGAATGAGACATCAAGATGTTATTGAAGATGCTTACTTTCCTTCGAAGAGTGCAACATGTGATATGCTAGCCATTAGTGTCGCGAAGCTCAATCCGTAGAGGAAGGCAAACACAAT
Encoded proteins:
- the LOC123202486 gene encoding oligopeptide transporter 1-like — translated: MASSAAEDGIVPHVLSVEKLQTEIKSSGDEEFDDNPIEEVRLTVPITDDPTQPVLTFRTWVLGIASCCILAFLNRFFGFRQNQLSVGSVSAQIIVLPIGKLMAATLPRTPIRIPLTPWSFSLNPGPFTLKEHVLITIFASCGAGGVYAVHIITIVKAFYHRQLNPVAALLLAQTTQLLGYGWAGLFRKYLVDSPYMWWPANLVQVSLFRALHDKEKRPKRGLTRLQFFFLVFASSFAYYVIPGYIFPSLSALSFICWIWKDSITANQIGSGLNGLGIGSFGLDWSTVAGFLGSPLATPLFAIINILVGFVLVLYVVVPISYWMNAYHAKRFPIFSSSTFDQFGQHYNITRILDAEAFDINLEAYNSYSKLYLSPFFAIMYGISFATLTATISHVALFDGWDIWRMWKMTQGAVRDKFSDVHTRMMKKNYAVVPQWWFHTILILTVALAIYACEGFDKQLQLPWWGLLLSCAIALFFTLPIGIIQATTNQQPGLNVITELIIGFMYPGKPLANVAFKTYGYISMAQALSFVSDFKLGHYMKIPPRSMFIVQLAGTIVASTVYFATAWWLLLEVKNICDTSLLPESSPWTCPGDDVFYSASIIWGVVGPRRMFTKLGVYPEMNWFFLIGLLAPVPVWYFSRKFPEKKWIKLINFPIIFGGTGYMPPARAVHYLSWGVVGIFFNYYLFRKHKGWWARHTYILSGAMDAGVAFMGVFLYFAIQNSGKSGPDWWGASANDHCELARCPTAPGIEVKGCPLLS
- the LOC123201783 gene encoding ER membrane protein complex subunit 8/9 homolog produces the protein MDSVGHGELRYEISQDAYIKLVLHAQKHKTAAVNGVLVGRVSPRDDDVVEITDSVPLFHSHLGLLPILEISLILVEEHYSAQGLGIVGCFHDNERYDDAELSGVAKNIGDHICRYFPQAVILLLDNKKLEVLPKKIDERPVMQLYVRDASKNWELVESDGGSRLVTKEPTVNALLLDYITTEKWQGVVDFDDHVDDISKKAFFSKSLLIFSHSSLWLCHRDQVS